The following proteins are co-located in the Rhodococcus opacus B4 genome:
- a CDS encoding nitroreductase family protein, which translates to MCTKRCGHGVPCATSRLAAGDAGDVPQYPIYPEGLKSPYRERRFAAGEQLYAALGITREDRGARRNRFSRNWEFFGAPVGLFCYVDRDMGSAQWADLGMYLQTIMLLLRAEGLASCAQEAWSVYHETVDETVQPSDGLMLFCGMAIGYERTGVVGADVLIDRAPLSETVRFLV; encoded by the coding sequence ATGTGTACGAAGCGGTGCGGTCACGGCGTTCCGTGCGCGACTTCACGGCTCGCCGCAGGCGATGCCGGTGACGTCCCGCAGTACCCGATCTATCCCGAGGGTCTGAAGTCTCCGTATCGCGAACGGCGATTCGCGGCAGGCGAACAGCTGTATGCGGCACTCGGGATTACCCGAGAGGACCGTGGGGCGCGCCGAAACCGGTTCTCCCGCAATTGGGAGTTCTTCGGCGCCCCCGTCGGCCTGTTCTGCTACGTCGACCGCGACATGGGCTCGGCGCAGTGGGCCGACCTCGGGATGTACCTGCAGACGATCATGCTGCTGCTGCGTGCCGAGGGTTTGGCATCCTGCGCTCAGGAGGCGTGGTCGGTGTACCACGAGACCGTCGACGAGACTGTTCAGCCGTCCGACGGGTTGATGTTGTTCTGCGGCATGGCTATCGGCTACGAGCGCACCGGCGTGGTAGGCGCCGACGTGCTCATCGACCGTGCACCGCTGTCGGAGACGGTACGTTTTCTCGTTTGA
- a CDS encoding TIGR03617 family F420-dependent LLM class oxidoreductase encodes MKVVLPLSSPTGALADVADMARGAEASGFDGVSFSEVTSDPILHLTIAAGVTTRVDLLTNIVVAFARTPMTLAVQGRALQDYSGGRLSLGLGSQIKPHIEKRFSMPWSTPAPRMAEFVCAMRAIWESWATGEKLDFRGDFYTHTLMTPMFTPPTEQLAPEVLLAAVGEKMTETAGRVADGILLHPFTTDRYVREVTLPALARGRRAPGAPTGDPEIIASGFLVTGHTEEEMAASKTAVRRQIAFYGSTPAYRPVLDLHGLGDLGDELNRLSKTADDNRWATMGTLIDDEMLGLFAVEGAPAEAAKALYDRSGDVATRYTINNVGVRSPELQREVATFLQAHRPHIEGVSS; translated from the coding sequence ATGAAGGTCGTTCTACCGCTGTCTTCGCCGACTGGCGCGCTCGCCGACGTCGCGGACATGGCCCGGGGGGCCGAGGCGAGCGGCTTCGACGGCGTTTCGTTCAGTGAGGTCACGTCGGATCCGATTCTGCATCTGACGATCGCGGCGGGGGTGACCACGCGCGTCGACCTGCTGACCAACATCGTCGTGGCGTTCGCGCGGACGCCGATGACCCTCGCGGTGCAGGGCCGGGCCCTGCAGGACTACAGCGGCGGCCGGCTCTCGCTCGGTCTCGGCAGCCAGATCAAGCCGCACATCGAGAAGCGGTTCTCGATGCCGTGGAGCACGCCCGCCCCGCGGATGGCCGAGTTCGTCTGCGCGATGCGGGCGATCTGGGAGTCGTGGGCCACCGGGGAGAAGCTGGACTTCCGCGGCGATTTCTACACGCACACCCTGATGACCCCGATGTTCACGCCGCCCACCGAGCAGCTGGCACCGGAGGTGCTGCTCGCCGCCGTCGGTGAGAAGATGACGGAGACCGCGGGCCGGGTCGCCGACGGAATCCTGTTGCATCCCTTCACCACCGACCGCTACGTGCGGGAGGTGACGCTCCCCGCGCTGGCTCGCGGACGACGTGCGCCGGGGGCGCCGACGGGCGACCCCGAGATCATCGCGTCCGGTTTCCTCGTCACCGGGCACACCGAGGAGGAGATGGCGGCATCGAAGACGGCGGTACGGCGGCAGATCGCGTTCTACGGTTCGACGCCCGCTTACCGGCCGGTCCTCGACCTGCACGGCCTGGGCGATCTCGGCGACGAACTCAACCGGCTGTCGAAGACGGCGGACGACAACAGGTGGGCCACCATGGGCACTCTGATCGACGACGAGATGCTCGGGCTGTTCGCGGTCGAGGGCGCCCCGGCCGAGGCGGCGAAGGCGCTCTACGACCGCTCCGGTGACGTCGCGACTCGCTACACCATCAACAATGTCGGCGTCCGCAGCCCGGAACTGCAGCGTGAGGTCGCGACGTTTCTGCAGGCCCATCGTCCCCACATCGAAGGAGTGTCCTCGTGA
- a CDS encoding amidohydrolase family protein codes for MDEGGIGTAMLSVSSPGTHFGDDRAARDLSHEVNEYAADLVRRHPGRFGHFASVPLPDVDGALAEIDYALDVLGADGVAVETNTRGHYLGDQRFEPVWAELDRRRAVVFVHPTSPPGHEAVSLGRPRPMLEFLFDSARTVSDLVFTGVLMRHPDIEWIFTHGGGALPLLAERMELFRGLLPGHDPNVPPVPDQLRRLWFDLAGTPLPHQIPALTAAFGADHVLYGSDYCWTPADATARQLASVDTWRSVTTGNAHRLFPRLAAHH; via the coding sequence ATGGACGAGGGCGGCATCGGCACCGCGATGCTGTCCGTGTCGTCGCCCGGGACGCATTTCGGTGACGACCGTGCCGCCCGGGACCTCTCCCACGAGGTCAACGAGTACGCCGCCGACCTGGTGCGCCGGCACCCCGGACGGTTCGGCCATTTCGCGAGCGTTCCCCTGCCCGATGTCGACGGCGCGCTCGCCGAAATCGACTATGCACTCGATGTTCTGGGCGCCGACGGGGTCGCCGTCGAAACTAACACCCGCGGCCACTACCTCGGCGACCAACGCTTCGAACCGGTCTGGGCCGAACTCGACCGTCGCCGGGCCGTCGTCTTCGTCCACCCCACCTCGCCGCCCGGCCACGAGGCAGTGTCGCTCGGGCGTCCGCGGCCCATGCTCGAGTTCCTCTTCGACTCGGCCCGAACCGTCAGCGACCTGGTCTTCACCGGAGTCCTGATGCGGCATCCCGACATCGAATGGATCTTTACCCACGGCGGCGGCGCCCTACCCTTGCTCGCGGAGCGGATGGAACTGTTCCGTGGTCTGCTCCCGGGACACGACCCGAACGTCCCTCCCGTGCCGGATCAGCTGCGCCGGTTGTGGTTCGACCTGGCCGGCACCCCATTGCCGCACCAGATCCCGGCCCTGACCGCCGCATTCGGAGCCGATCACGTCCTCTACGGCAGCGACTACTGCTGGACTCCCGCCGACGCGACGGCCCGGCAACTCGCCTCCGTCGACACCTGGCGCTCGGTGACCACCGGCAACGCCCACCGGCTGTTCCCTCGACTCGCCGCGCATCACTGA
- a CDS encoding acetoacetate--CoA ligase, whose translation MTTLSTTTGTAPEPIWTPDPAQVSRARITEFAEFAAARTGAAYPDYHDLWNFSVEEPSAFWSAVWDFFDIVADGDAGEVLADAVMPGARWFPGTRLNYTEHALRQGDSPEAAIISIAEDGGTTEISWAQLRRQVAAVAAWLREQGVGVGDRVVGYLPNTFHGVVAFLATAGIGAVWSACGQDYGASGASARFAQLDPVILIAADGYRWNGRVHDRRGAVADLVRQLPTLRRTVRVPVLGLPDDAQHVPWEEVTAVDAEPDFVRVDFDAPLWVLFSSGTTGLPKGIVHGHGGVILDHHKLLGLHNDLRAGERFFWYTTTNWMMWNMVVSGLLVGATIVLYDGSPSHPDPQRLWDIAAEHRVGVLGLSPGYLLGSAKAGLEPGRDLDLRTLRLIGSTGAPLPPQSYHWVRDHVGDRVQVASTSGGTDVVSGFAGSAPTTAVWPGEISAPLLGVALAAWDADGAPVVDEVGELVVTTPMPSMPIYFWNDPDGTRCRDAYFGTYPGVWRHGDWVTVTARGSVVISGRSDSTLNRQGVRLGSADIYDVVEDLPEVREALVIGAELADGGYWMPLFVVLADGADLDDELRARIVTAVRTQASPRHVPDEIIAVPAIPHTRTGKKLEVPIKRLLQGVPIEKVVGSDTVDDSASLYYFTRFIPRKVEP comes from the coding sequence CACCGGAACCGATCTGGACGCCGGACCCCGCGCAGGTGTCGCGGGCACGGATCACCGAGTTCGCCGAGTTCGCCGCCGCCCGCACCGGCGCGGCCTACCCGGACTACCACGACCTCTGGAACTTCTCCGTCGAGGAACCGTCCGCCTTCTGGTCGGCGGTGTGGGACTTCTTCGACATCGTCGCCGACGGCGACGCCGGTGAGGTGCTCGCCGACGCCGTCATGCCGGGCGCCCGGTGGTTCCCCGGGACCCGGCTCAACTACACCGAACACGCACTGCGTCAGGGTGACTCACCCGAGGCTGCGATCATCTCCATCGCCGAGGACGGCGGCACCACCGAGATCAGCTGGGCACAGCTGCGCCGGCAGGTCGCCGCCGTCGCGGCGTGGCTGCGCGAGCAGGGTGTCGGGGTGGGCGATCGCGTCGTCGGGTATCTTCCCAACACCTTTCACGGTGTCGTCGCGTTCCTCGCCACGGCCGGTATCGGAGCGGTGTGGTCCGCATGCGGCCAGGACTACGGGGCGTCCGGTGCCTCGGCCCGGTTCGCCCAACTCGACCCGGTGATCCTCATCGCCGCCGACGGATACCGGTGGAACGGTCGCGTCCACGACCGCCGCGGTGCAGTCGCCGACCTCGTTCGGCAACTGCCCACCCTCCGCAGAACGGTGCGGGTCCCCGTGCTCGGACTGCCCGACGACGCACAGCACGTGCCCTGGGAGGAGGTGACTGCCGTCGACGCCGAACCGGACTTCGTGCGTGTCGATTTCGACGCGCCCCTGTGGGTGCTGTTCTCCTCGGGCACGACCGGACTGCCGAAGGGGATCGTGCACGGACACGGCGGCGTGATCCTCGACCACCACAAACTGCTGGGATTGCACAACGACCTTCGAGCCGGGGAGCGATTCTTCTGGTACACCACCACCAACTGGATGATGTGGAACATGGTCGTCTCGGGTCTTCTGGTCGGCGCCACCATCGTTCTCTACGACGGCAGCCCATCCCACCCGGATCCGCAGCGGCTGTGGGACATCGCCGCCGAGCACCGCGTCGGCGTCCTCGGACTGAGTCCCGGCTACCTGCTCGGTTCCGCGAAGGCCGGTCTCGAACCCGGTCGCGACCTGGACCTGCGCACGCTGCGTCTCATCGGATCCACCGGCGCACCCCTGCCGCCGCAGTCCTATCACTGGGTCCGCGACCACGTCGGTGACCGCGTACAGGTCGCCTCGACGAGCGGTGGCACCGACGTCGTCAGTGGCTTCGCGGGCAGCGCCCCCACGACGGCGGTGTGGCCGGGCGAGATCTCCGCACCACTGCTGGGGGTGGCGCTCGCCGCGTGGGATGCCGACGGCGCCCCGGTCGTCGACGAGGTCGGGGAACTCGTCGTCACCACACCGATGCCGTCGATGCCGATCTACTTCTGGAACGACCCCGACGGCACCCGCTGTCGCGACGCGTACTTCGGCACGTATCCCGGCGTGTGGCGGCACGGGGACTGGGTCACCGTCACCGCGCGCGGCAGCGTCGTCATCTCCGGCCGGTCCGATTCCACCCTCAACCGGCAGGGAGTGCGCTTGGGCAGCGCAGACATCTACGACGTCGTCGAGGATCTCCCGGAGGTCCGGGAGGCGCTGGTGATCGGCGCGGAACTCGCCGACGGCGGCTACTGGATGCCGCTGTTCGTGGTCCTCGCCGACGGCGCCGACCTGGACGACGAACTCCGTGCGCGCATCGTCACCGCCGTCCGGACCCAGGCCTCGCCCCGCCACGTCCCCGACGAGATCATCGCCGTTCCCGCCATCCCGCACACCCGGACCGGGAAGAAGCTCGAGGTGCCGATCAAACGGTTACTGCAGGGCGTACCGATCGAGAAGGTCGTCGGCAGCGACACCGTCGACGACTCCGCATCGCTGTACTACTTCACCCGGTTCATTCCCCGAAAGGTGGAACCGTGA